The following proteins are co-located in the Colletotrichum lupini chromosome 4, complete sequence genome:
- a CDS encoding COPII coat assembly protein SEC16, producing MDSTANASWHPAFMPNDASGHATTETQVSSSAETHDSPSAPSLHSQLAENVQPTPLPQATQLESKPEKQSSPWLAEDDSQDASDDWPVFERPVSDAPAESDDGPNEALTSTTAAEPEPNSFPSTEPVNDIAPQPQAVADEAKPSAPILGHTSTNSFTRTVSHEVNWDDDHDTEWTLSRTDTDPFKFMPPNERTNSFPPVPPASGVSAAVPGTEQPLPSNQAKDLIHEIESAPEHFDNGSAFQETSHVANDFENGFDDEEPQDDQHYVGRDATFTEQEDLGSRYEEGVPLIPHSESNGEVSQPEQKLAGFGDEVAGEDDFFSQIQNSNNDDFPDFSGNHPLERKSTMQVIGDINTNTLSRADTLGEMLEEDEDVDEPTKSTEEPAEPIQSEDSGAKPADDLAAKWEQAFADDDGEDFLLDESLDEAGESKPVDPSAFFGSDDEGFLDDDDDDLPATAAPAPVVQSARQQNRYTPTVASHQASSSPYAPTAPAVPSPYQPQNAATPFAPAVAPYAVQRTQSATPYSAQQTRPEPAKAQSFAAQSKGGYTSPYDLPMEVVVPKKRASTNQLPQSPSTGPSSGPPPRSSSMQAPTPPPPPRAATSSASPPTSSHSGQPPPAGKPVPVLRNKDSFFEELPMASKPRSASRQSYRVGSPALAGPPEPLQPQNQAQLAPSPLSPPMLSPPGMNRSLSGGIPHLVPGERTNPYAPQSTQQQVPGIPGNARYSPAPPSAPNTNGTNRPPSASRYSPAPTAARPPVPAFHAATTPPTVLPHLPRTSSPLAHFEVSHEAAATNGDHYQPDRRSSYSLEPRRVPSLPTTREVEEEDDSKTSYGAQPANGVPAESRYSPAPPMVARQTPPPSSHGPPLHSTLSPSKRSTSNYLPQAALHDSPPDNRYAPPPRSQTQSPGSSQGARPPSQPVPRPTSVHSPTSPRATRSFQPGNAPVSRPRGPSQTFNWVAPTDGRENDSLQRWKGAPIISWGVGGTMVTSFPKNVPRYGMGQTAPMIIRSPGEVYVKHNKDTQPLEERLAKFPGPLRGKSKKKETIAWLSSGIDTLEKELPEVSFQPQLSHEHKRAIERLLLWKILRVFVEHDGVLEGTTAVDKAVRDVLAPGVDANANEGTLGYGAGLGADALQESSSTQMKAEVVDSSTMDQIRKHLLVGDREKAVWEAADKRLWGHAMLISNTVSPDLYKQVAQEFVRKEVNYPGHANESIAALYKVLSGNFDDCVDELVPAHARAGFQLVNTISASGSSKDATEGLDKWRETLGLVLSNRSTDDIRALNALGNLLSSYGRAEAAHICFLFARKATVFGGLDDPASNFVLVGADHKTQGEQFAKETEALLLSEVYEYGLSLAGGPTLTVGVPHLAAYKLQHAMTLAEYGLRDKALQYCEAIASSINAQTKRSNYHHPILETAVENLRTRLRQAPKEESSSWISKPSMNKVSDTVWSRFNKFVAGDENDSSAAGASGEGGAESGPFARLAGGTPTISRSPSVTNFEPMYGTGATSLPVGSPPAAVPIPATRAASRYAPGPSQTPLSSSYEPGAGYAPGPASVGRSSNEYSRSPYEPRTSMDSQPGYTNGGYMPQNATAPSQGYTPPMYGGGQDTAASAQVLSGAVQNSPMQSPTKSAYQGYEPYGSQGPPVPSVEVQNQEAAKNSQQPDNNLANPGYQPPSYGYEPPSMSNDEPQSQSAEPTEGDGYEPPTFQPYGYEPPSYNPEPEQDDEGESRPKPKSFMDDDDDDDIPALKALKPQEKGKSEKDKENEEMFKKAAEEDAKRAAAQQQSKKGWGFGSWFGGKKEASPDPQQQGNKPVKANLGESSSFVYDPDLKRWVNKKGGAEATQAKTATPPPPKGAPRSNTGTPPPPRTMTPPMGRASAPPGGPPGPALAHAASNESLGVPPGPRPPSMMRSVSNNSVGGPPSAPPSRPATSMSNASSIDDLISAAGPRKPGAKKAKKGGRYVDVMAK from the exons ATGGATTCCACCGCGAACGCCTCCTGGCATCCGGCTTTCATGCCCAATGATGCTAGTGGCCATGCAACTACAGAAACTCAGGTTTCCTCGAGCGCAGAAACCCACGATTCACCATCGGCACCTTCTCTTCACAGCCAGCTTGCTGAAAATGTCCAGCCTACACCCCTACCGCAAGCGACACAGCTGGAAAGCAAGCCAGAGAAACAAAGCAGCCCTTGGCTCGCCGAGGACGATAGCCAAGACGCTTCGGATGATTGGCCTGTCTTCGAGAGACCAGTGTCAGATGCCCCGGCCGAGAGCGACGATGGCCCCAATGAAGCTTTAACTTCGACCACAGCTGCCGAACCAGAACCGAACTCGTTTCCCTCTACCGAACCAGTCAACGACATTGCTCCGCAGCCGCAAGCTGTTGCCGACGAAGCCAAGCCATCCGCACCCATTTTGGGCCATACCAGTACCAACTCCTTCACTCGAACTGTCTCCCACGAGGTCAACTGGGACGACGACCATGATACGGAATGGACTCTGTCCCGAACCGACACTGATCCTTTCAAGTTCATGCCACCGAACGAAAGAACAAACTCATTCCCGCCTGTTCCGCCTGCCAGCGGAGTATCGGCAGCCGTCCCTGGCACGGAACAGCCTCTTCCGTCAAACCAAGCTAAGGACTTGATACATGAAATCGAGAGTGCGCCTGAACATTTCGACAATGGTAGTGCTTTCCAAGAGACGAGCCACGTCGCAAATGACTTCGAAAACGGCTTCGACGATGAGGAACCGCAGGATGACCAGCACTATGTCGGCCGTGATGCTACCTTTACTGAGCAGGAGGACCTCGGTTCGCGCTATGAGGAAGGAGTTCCTCTCATTCCCCACTCCGAGTCCAATGGAGAAGTTTCGCAGCCTGAACAGAAACTTGCCGGCTTCGGAGACGAAGTGGCAGGTGAGGATGATTTCTTCAGCCAAATCCAGAACTCCAACAATGACGACTTCCCCGACTTTAGCGGAAACCACCCATTGGAGCGGAAATCCACAATGCAAGTCATAGGCGACATAAACACAAATACACTGTCGAGAGCTGATACGCTGGGCGAAATGCTTGAAGAGGATGAAGATGTTGATGAGCCTACCAAATCGACGGAGGAGCCTGCAGAGCCTATCCAGTCCGAAGATTCTGGAGCAAAGCCAGCTGACGATCTTGCTGCTAAATGGGAACAAGCTTTCGCGGATGATGATGGAGAAGACTTTCTTCTGGACGAGTCACTCGACGAGGCCGGCGAATCTAAGCCAGTCGATCCATCGGCATTCTTTGGTAGCGATGACGAGGGCTtcctcgacgacgacgatgacgacctGCCTGCCACTGCGGCCCCGGCGCCGGTCGTTCAATCCGCTAGACAACAGAACCGATATACTCCTACCGTTGCCTCTCACCAAGCATCTTCCTCCCCTTACGCGCCGACTGCGCCGGCAGTGCCGTCGCCCTACCAGCCTCAGAATGCGGCCACTCCATTTGCTCCAGCGGTGGCCCCTTACGCTGTCCAGCGCACTCAGTCAGCCACTCCTTATAGCGCGCAGCAAACGCGTCCTGAGCCTGCGAAAGCCCAGAGTTTTGCAGCGCAATCCAAAGGCGGGTATACGTCTCCTTACGATCTTCCCATGGAAGTCGTTGTTCCGAAAAAGAGGGCTAGCACCAACCAACTGCCGCAAAGCCCTTCAACGGGGCCATCGTCGGGGCCTCCTCCGCGTAGCTCTAGCATGCAAGCTCCcacaccaccgccgccaccaAGAGCTGCTACCTCGAGCGCCTCGCCCCCTACATCAAGTCACTCTGGGCAGCCTCCGCCGGCAGGAAAGCCCGTACCTGTGCTTCGGAATAAGGACAGTTTCTTTGAGGAGCTGCCCATGGCTTCGAAACCACGATCGGCCTCTCGACAGAGCTACCGAGTAGGCTCTCCTGCTTTGGCTGGACCGCCTGAACCTCTTCAGCCTCAAAACCAGGCTCAGCTTGCTCCGTCACCATTGTCACCGCCCATGCTGTCGCCTCCTGGCATGAATCGTTCGCTTTCGGGTGGAATTCCACACTTGGTGCCTGGTGAGCGTACGAATCCCTATGCGCCTCAGTCGACGCAACAACAGGTCCCTGGGATTCCAGGCAATGCCAGGTACTCTCCTGCCCCTCCGTCGGCACCGAATACCAATGGGACGAACCGCCCGCCGTCCGCAAGCAGATATTCACCAGCGCCTACAGCCGCAAGGCCTCCCGTACCCGCTTTCCACGCGGCTACCACACCTCCCACTGTTCTGCCGCACTTGCCTAGAACGTCTAGTCCGTTGGCTCATTTTGAGGTCTCGCATGAGGCGGCTGCGACTAATGGGGATCACTATCAACCTGACCGTAGGTCTAGCTACAGCCTTGAGCCAAGGAGAGTTCCATCACTGCCTACGACTCGCGAggttgaggaggaggacgatTCGAAGACTTCGTATGGAGCCCAGCCTGCAAACGGTGTGCCTGCTGAGTCCCGCTACAGCCCGGCGCCGCCAATGGTCGCGCGGCAGACACCGCCGCCATCATCACATGGCCCCCCTTTGCACTCGACTTTGTCACCTTCCAAGAGGTCCACGTCTAACTACCTGCCACAAGCCGCCCTTCATGATTCACCCCCCGACAACAGATATGCTCCGCCACCGAGGTCCCAGACCCAGTCGCCAGGATCCTCCCAAGGAGCACGCCCGCCGTCCCAGCCCGTGCCTCGGCCGACTTCGGTCCATAGCCCAACATCCCCTCGAGCAACTAGGAGTTTCCAACCTGGCAATGCCCCTGTCTCTCGGCCCCGGGGTCCCTCACAAACCTTCAACTGGGTTGCGCCAACTGACGGTCGCGAAAATGATTCTCTGCAAAGATGGAAAGGCGCACCAATCATCTCATGGGGTGTTGGCGGAACTATGGTAACTTCTTTCCCCAAGAATGTGCCGCGCTATGGTATGGGGCAAACCGCCCCCATGATCATTCGCAGCCCAGGAGAGGTATACGTTAAGCATAACAAGGACACTCAGCCGCTCGAAGAGAGGCTGGCAAAGTTCCCTGGGCCGCTGCGTGGAAAGTCAAAGAAGAAGGAAACAATCGCTTGGTTGAGCTCAGGCATAGACACACTGGAAAAGGAACTACCTGAAGTTTCTTTCCAACCTCAGCTTTCTCACGAGCATAAGCGTGCGATTGAGCGACTGCTGCTCTGGAAGATCTTGAGGGTTTTCGTCGAGCATGACGGCGTCTTGGAAGGCACCACCGCCGTGGACAAGGCCGTGCGAGATGTCTTGGCCCCCGGCGTCGATGCCAACGCCAACGAGGGTACGCTTGGCTATGGTGCTGGTCTAGGCGCCGACGCTCTCCAAGAATCATCTTCAACTCAGATGAAAGCAGAAGTGGTGGACTCATCTACCATGGATCAAATCCGGAAGCATCTCCTGGTTGGCGATCGCGAAAAAGCGGTATGGGAAGCAGCTGACAAGAGGCTTTGGGGCCATGCCATGTTGATCTCCAACACCGTATCCCCAGATCTTTACAAGCAAGTGGCCCAGGAATTCGTTAGAAAAGAGGTCAACTACCCCGGACACGCCAACGAGTCTATCGCTGCTCTTTACAAAGTTCTCTCGGGTAACTTTGACGATTGTGTTGACGAGCTAGTTCCAGCCCACGCTCGGGCTGGATTCCAGCTTGTCAATACAATCTCGGCCAGTGGTTCGAGCAAGGATGCCACCGAAGGACTCGACAAGTGGCGGGAGACTTTGGGATTAGTCCTGAGCAACCGCAGTACTGATGACATTCGTGCCTTGAATGCACTCGGCAACTTGTTATCTTCCTATGGACGGGCTGAAGCTGCACATATCTGCTTCTTGTTCGCTAGAAAGGCTACAGTCTTTGGAGGCCTTGACGACCCTGCCTCGAACTTTGTCCTCGTTGGTGCTGATCACAAGACTCAAGGAGAGCAATTTGCTAAGGAGACGGAGGCTCTACTATTAAGTGAGGTCTACGAGTACGGCCTGTCACTCGCGGGAGGCCCTACCTTGACTGTCGGTGTGCCACATTTGGCTGCGTACAAGCTCCAGCACGCAATGACTCTGGCTGAATATGGGCTTCGGGACAAGGCCTTGCAATACTGCGAGGCAATCGCCAGCTCCATCAACGCCCAAACCAAGAGGTCGAACTATCACCACCCGATTCTGGAGACTGCTGTAGAGAACTTGCGAACGAGGCTCAGGCAGGCTCCCAAGGAAGAATCCTCGTCCTGGATTTCCAAGCCTAGCATGAACAAGGTTTCGGATACAGTTTGGAGCCGATTTAACAAGTTTGTTGCTGGCGACGAGAACGACAGTTCTGCGGCCGGCGCATCTGGCGAGGGCGGTGCTGAATCTGGACCATTCGCTCGGCTGGCAGGAGGCACTCCCACCATCAGTAGATCACCTTCTGTGACAAACTTCGAGCCTATGTACGGAACCGGTGCGACCAGCCTCCCAGTCGGGTCACCCCCTGCGGCGGTTCCCATCCCTGCTACGAGAGCCGCCTCTCGATATGCGCCAGGCCCGTCCCAAACACCTCTGTCAAGCTCCTACGAACCTGGCGCTGGTTACGCACCCGGCCCGGCTTCAGTCGGCCGCTCATCCAACGAATATTCCCGCAGTCCCTATGAGCCACGAACGTCGATGGACTCCCAACCTGGGTATACCAATGGCGGCTACATGCCTCAGAATGCGACAGCGCCATCTCAAGGTTACACTCCACCTATGTATGGCGGTGGGCAAGACACAGCTGCATCCGCCCAGGTGTTATCAGGAGCCGTTCAAAACTCTCCTATGCAGTCGCCGACCAAGTCTGCGTACCAAGGATACGAGCCGTATGGCAGCCAAGGACCCCCCGTCCCGTCTGTGGAGGTTCAGAACCAAGAGGCGGCCAAAAATAGCCAGCAGCCGGACAACAACCTGGCCAACCCAGGCTACCAGCCGCCATCTTACGGATACGAGCCTCCGTCAATGTCAAACGACGAGCCTCAATCACAATCTGCAGAGCCCACCGAGGGCGATGGATACGAACCGCCTACGTTCCAGCCGTACGGCTATGAGCCCCCTTCGTACAATCCCGAGCCCGAACAGGATGATGAGGGAGAGTCAAGGCCGAAGCCCAAGAGTTTCATggatgatgacgacgacgatgatatCCCCGCTCTCAAGGCACTTAAGCCTCAGGAGAAGGGGAAGTCTGAGAAGGACAAGGAGAACGAAGAAATGTTCAAGAAGGCGGCAGAAGAAGACG CCAAGCGAGCGGCAGCACAGCAACAGTCCAAGAAGGGATGGGGCTTCGGCAGCTGGTTCGGAGGCAAGAAGGAAGCTAGCCCGGATCCTCAGCAGCAGGGCAACAAGCCCGTCAAGGCCAATCTTGGTGAATCCAGCAGCTTCGTGTACGACCCTGACCTGAAGCGCTGGGTGAACAAGAAGGGAGGGGCCGAAGCGACACAGGCAAAGACGGcaacaccaccgccgccaaaGGGCGCTCCAAGATCCAACACGGGAACGCCACCTCCGCCACGCACAATGACACCTCCAATGGGCCGCGCAAGTGCCCCTCCTGGAGGGCCGCCTGGTCCGGCACTCGCTCACGCTGCGTCCAACGAAAGTCTGGGCGTGCCACCGGGACCACGACCGCCGAGCATGATGCGTTCAGTGTCGAACAACAGCGTTGGAGGACCTCCCAGCGCTCCTCCCAGCCGACCGGCAACAAGTATGAGCAATGCCAGTAGCATCGACGACTTGATCAGCGCGGCTGGTCCCCGAAAGCCGGGTGCGAAGAAGGCGAAGAAGGGCGGGCGGTACGTGGACGTTATGGCCAAGTAA
- a CDS encoding isoflavone reductase: MAPTIKNVALAGAGGNLGPSLLKALMDSNKFTITILTRKTGSQKFPAGVTVKEVDYESLDSLTQAIKGQDALINSTNSFDPKVATRVVDAAVAAGVYRYIPPDFGLDPARAHVPNLPIFGIKALTHGHMQQKAQENEGKFTYTIVTNGPFLDWGIRSSFMGVDVKNKKLSLFNDGENVIPYTMLADVGKAVVGTLLHPEETANRVAYIQSAVKSQKQMGALAQEAVSGSWETTTVDVDAIYASCMESIKKGIMTPDVMYPQLLYACAKKEFAQPWAKSDNSLFGIKEMSDDELKALYKQIASE, from the exons ATGGCACCAACAATCAAGAACGTCGCCCTCGCCGGC GCCGGCGGCAACCTAGGCCCTTCCCTCCTGAAGGCCCTCATGGACTCCAACAAATTCACCATCACAATCCTCACCCGCAAAACCGGCTCCCAAAAGTTCCCCGCGGGCGTCACAGTCAAGGAAGTAGACTACGAGTCGCTCGACTCCCTGACCCAGGCCATCAAGGGCCAAGACGCCCTCATCAACTCGACGAACAGCTTCGACCCCAAAGTAGCAACCCGCGTCGTcgacgccgccgtcgccgcggGCGTCTACCGCTACATCCCGCCCGACTTCGGCCTGGACCCCGCGCGCGCCCACGTGCCGAACCTGCCCATCTTCGGCATCAAGGCCCTGACGCACGGCCACATGCAGCAAAAGGCCCAGGAGAACGAAGGCAAGTTCACCTACACCATCGTCACCAACGGACCTTTCCTCGACTGGGGCATCCGGTCCAGCTTCATGGGCGTCGACGTCAAGAACAAGAAGCTCTCGCTCTTCAACGACGGCGAGAACGTCATTCCCTACACGATGCTCGCCGACGTAGGCAAGGCTGTCGTGGGGACCTTGTTGCACCCGGAGGAGACGGCCAACAGAGTCGCGTACATTCAGTCCGCCGTCAAGTCGCAGAAGCAGATGGGCGCCCTCGCTCAGGAGGCCGTGAGCGGTTCGTGGGAGACGACCACCGTCGACGTTGACGCCATCTACGCGAGCTGTATGGAGTCTATCAAGAAGGGTATCATGACGCCCGATGTGATGTACCCACAGCTCTTATATGCGTGCGCCAAAAAGGAGTTTGCCCAGCCTTGGGCAAAGAGCGACAATTCGCTGTTTGGCATTAAGGAAATGAGCGACGATGAACTGAAGGCGCTATACAAGCAAATTGCTTCCGAGTAA
- a CDS encoding eukaryotic porin, whose protein sequence is MESQGNVPDAGKGLSSILGLARGDYPTSRTRLSFGPTGPAGLTPAPTIAAMASSLEQIQNVLLNNPVANSLSDAISSFSERRAKLGLSNPGTTENLTREVQRDVLLTNYMFTGLRADLTKAFSMSPLFQVSHQFAMGERLNPYTFAALYGTSKVFLQGNMDNDGQLSTRFNYRWSDKLVSRTQFQAAPGAGQEMLQFENEYTGDDFTASLKMLNPSCLDGGVTGIFIGSYLQSVTPKLALGLETVWQRQAMTQGPETATSYCARYKSNDWVATAQLQAQGALNTSYWRRLSEKVQAGVDLSLSLVPGAAGVMGGFQKEGVTTIGAKYDFRMSTFRAQVDSKGKLSCLLEKRIAAPVMMTLAADVDHFSQQAKIGVGISIEAGGEELQEQQETLGAQGTPNIPF, encoded by the exons ATGGAGAGCCAAGGGAACGTACCGGATGCGGGCAAGGGTCTGTCGTCCATCCTGGGACTAGCCCGGGGAGACTACCCGACAAGTCGAACCCGGTTAAGCTTCGGACCGACAGGGCCTGCTGGCCTGAC GCCGGCGCCGACCATCGCAGCAATGGCGTCTAGCTTGGAACAAATCCAGAATGTTCTCCTGAACAACCCCGTCGCCAACTCCCTCTCAGATGCCATCAGCTCCTTCTCGGAACGGAGGGCGAAGCTCGGCTTGTCCAATCCCGGTACCACCGAGAACCTAACTAGGGAGGTCCAGCGCGATGTCTTGCTCACGAACTACATGTTCACCGGCCTTCGCGCCGACCTGACCAAGGCCTTCAGCATGTCGCCTCTGTTCCAGGTTTCTCACCAATTCGCTATGGGCGAGCGTTTGAACCCGTACACCTTTGCTGCGTTGTACGGAACAAGCAAG GTCTTCTTGCAAGGAAACATGGACAACGACGGCCAGCTCTCCACCCGATTCAACTACCGATGGTCCGATAAGCTCGTGTCGAGAACCCAATTTCAGGCCGCCCCTGGCGCTGGTCAGGAGATGCTCCAGTTCGAGAACGAATACACCGGCGACGACTTCACGGCTTCTCTCAAGATGCTCAACCCTTCCTGCCTGGATGGTGGTGTCACCGGTATCTTCATTGGTAGCTACCTCCAGTCGGTCACTCCTAAGCTTGCCCTCGGCCTCGAGACCGTTTGGCAGCGCCAGGCCATGACCCAGGGTCCCGAGACTGCCACCTCATACTGCGCCCGTTACAAGTCCAACGACTGGGTTGCCACCGCTCAGCTCCAGGCTCAGGGTGCTCTGAACACCTCCTACTGGAGACGTCTGTCCGAGAAGGTTCAGGCTGGTGTTGACCTGTCTCTCTCGCTCGTCCCCGGTGCCGCTGGCGTCATGGGTGGTTTCCAGAAGGAGGGTGTCACCACTATTGGTGCCAAGTACGACTTCAGAATGTCTACCTTCCGCGCTCAGGTTGACTCCAAGGGCAAGCTTAGCTGCCTGTTGGAGAAGCGCATTGCCGCCCCCGTCATGATGACTCTGGCTGCCGATGTTGACCACTTTTCT CAACAAGCAAAGATCGGTGTCGGTATCTCCATCGAGGCCGGTGGTGAGGAGCTCCAGGAGCAGCAGGAGACTCTGGGTGCTCAGGGAACCCCCAACATCCCCTTCTAA
- a CDS encoding 6-phosphofructo-2-kinase, translated as MEKERAAMDWVEMLDIFEFQRIFYRPRPELGDLGFDVTLHDSTAEIAANAPRYRRKSSTFIDGIHDVPEDQDMAPAQLYSTMSGRLFHSGRIAIVMVGLPARGKTHICVSLARYLGWLGVKTRIFHLGDYRRATVGKGGIVPEDYFFPDASPQSVILRQKILKKCREDIYAWLNHENGQVAIYDAVNPTAAGRRALAKELAKHDVQTLFIESFVDDEAILRENARNVKISSPDFAGMDPDEAAKLYLRRIDMKIPVFDTMDEKELNYIKMINAGQKFFYNNVSFGYLSHRIVFYLTNLHIKSRTTYFVRAGVTTEEDSYKADAPLSKEGMAYAARMSETLLKHREQERVALVEKGGNAVPLRPLSVWTSTRCRTVQTADYLKNKGFKVRQRSQMSQINPGVCEKMSERAIRHLYPEEVEKHELDPYHHRYPRAESYHDLAVRLEPIILELEREQSDLLIIAHESVLRVLYAYLMHCATMDIPILKFPRDEIIEIIPAAYQNEAKRVHIPGVDPKITPGSPEDISIPVPGGGSGSGVASGNPSPMPGISSPAEPNVVVERPPEKVINTAAEMVADRQNDED; from the exons ATGGAGAAGGAGAGGGCCGCCATGGACTGGGTTGAGATGCTCGACATCTTTGAGTTCCAGAGAATCTTCTACCGCCCTCGACCGGAACTTGGAGATCTTGGTTTTGACGTGACTCTTCATGACAGTACCGCCGAGATCGCGGCCAACGCGCCGAGATACCGTCGCAAGAGCTCGACCTTCATCGACGGCATTCATGATGTCCCCGAGGATCAGGACATGGCGCCGGCTCAGCTTTATAGCACAATGTCCGGCCGTCTGTTCCATTCCGGTCGCATCGCCATCGTCATGGTGGGCCTTCCGGCTCGCGGCAAGAC TCACATCTGCGTTTCCCTGGCGCGTTACTTGGGCTG GCTGGGAGTCAAGACCCGCATCTTCCACCTCGGTGATTACCGTCGTGCCACCGTTGGAAAGGGCGGTATCGTTCCCGAGGATTACTTCTTCCCTGACGCCTCTCCTCAGTCGGTCATTCTTCGTCAGAAGATCCTTAAGAAGTGCCGTGAGGATATCTACGCCTGGTTGAACCATGAGAATGGACAAGTTGCGATCTACGATGCTGTCAACCCCACCGCGGCTGGTCGCCGTGCCCTGGCTAAGGAACTCGCTAAGCACGATGTCCAG ACGCTGTTCATCGAGTCTTTCGTCGACGACGAGGCCATCTTGCGTGAGAATGCGCGCAATGTCAAGATCTCCTCCCCTGAC TTCGCGGGCATGGACCCTGATGAGGCTGCCAAGTTGTACTTGCGCCGCATCGATATGAAGATCCCCGTCTTCGATACCATGGACGAGAAGGAGCTCAACTACATCAAGATGATCAACGCGGGACAAAAATTCTTCTACAACAATGTCTCCTTCGGCTACCTGTCTCACCGCATTGTCTTCTACTTGACCAACCTTCACATCAAGTCGCGCACGACCTACTTTGTTCGAGCTGGCGTTACCACCGAGGAAGACTCGTACAAGGCGGATGCGCCTCTTTCCAAGGAGGGCATGGCGTACGCTGCTCGAATGTCCGAGACGCTTCTGAAGCACCGCGAGCAGGAGCGCGTTGCCCTTGTCGAGAAGGGTGGCAATGCCGTTCCCCTTCGTCCTCTGTCTGTTTGGACCTCCACTCGTTGCCGTACCGTTCAGACTGCAGATTACCTCAAGAACAAGGGCTTCAAGGTTCGTCAGCGTTCTCAGATGAGCCAGATCAACCCTGGTGTCTGCGAGAAGATGTCGGAGCGTGCCATTCGCCACCTCTACCCCGAGGAGGTCGAGAAGCACGAGCTCGACCCGTATCATCATAGATACCCCCGCGCTGAG TCCTACCACGACCTCGCCGTCCGCCTTGAGCCCATCATTCTGGAGCTTGAGCGTGAGCAGAGCGATCTTCTCATCATCGCGCACGAGTCTGTTCTTCGCGTTCTCTACGCCTACCTGATGCACTGCGCCACCATGGACATCCCCATCCTCAAGTTCCCCCGCGACGAGATCATCGAGATCATCCCCGCCGCCTACCAGAACGAGGCCAAGCGCGTTCACATCCCCGGCGTCGACCCTAAGATCACTCCTGGCTCCCCCGAGGACATCAGCATCCCTGTCCCTGGCGGTGGAAGCGGTAGCGGTGTCGCCAGCGGCAACCCCTCGCCCATGCCTGGTATCTCGTCTCCCGCGGAGCCCAACGTCGTCGTTGAGCGTCCTCCTGAGAAGGTCATCAATACTGCTGCCGAGATGGTCGCTGATCGCCAGAATGATGAGGACTAA